In Nicotiana tabacum cultivar K326 chromosome 17, ASM71507v2, whole genome shotgun sequence, one DNA window encodes the following:
- the LOC107830110 gene encoding uncharacterized protein LOC107830110 produces MDFAYHRWMYNRTYPNRSGLREEFIEGVAEFMAKAKILHEFLSEGMIRCPCVKCKGAKLLQPDVVKIHLYKKGFMKNYYVKTIHGEDVASVGDLDFQNFFSSEGSPLAENNFENSRSNEMVRDAFVMHPRAQSEPNDDAKRFYEQLKEASRPLYEGSMHSKLSVAVRLLSIKSDSSISQAGMDSIIGLMNELNMNKIDLPKDFYTAKKLVSKLGLSSERIDCCEKGCMLFYKDDASLKNYKFCNQPHYKEVINSKKKKVPVKAMHYLPLIPRLKRLYASMSSAPHMRWHYKNRRPPGILCHPSDGEACKYFDRVFPDFANEPRNIRLGLCADGFTPFSVSAAPYSCWPVFVTPLNLPPELCMTSPYLFLTCIVPGPRNLKILIDVYLQPLIDELKLLWHEGVETYDISTKQNFRLRAALMWTINNFSAYGILSGWSTAGKLACPTCMKDTKAFTLKHGGKNTWFDYHRRFLPRDHEFRRNTSAFMKNQTDYEEPPSVLSPEEIWNRVRSIPKVTESPMSNKIPGYGVTHNWTKQSIFWELPYWKYNLLRHNLDVMHIEKFFFDNLFNTVMDVNNKTKDNLKARMDSKEYCRRSELYLTYLNNKIQKPKSSYTFTLDERRDICDWVKNLRMPDGYASNISRCVDMKEGKLISVKSHDCHIFLESLMHVALKALPDRI; encoded by the coding sequence ATGGATTTTGCATATCATAGATGGATGTATAATCGGACTTATCCTAATCGTAGTGGGTTGAGGgaggaatttatagaaggggttGCTGAATTTATGGCTAAAGCGAAAATACTTCATGAATTTCTCAGTGAAGGGATGATTAGGTGTCCTTGTGTCAAATGCAAGGGTGCAAAGTTATTGCAGCCAGATGTTGTTAAAATTCATCTTTATAAAAAAGGGTTTATGAAAAATTATTACGTGAAGACTATTCATGGAGAGGATGTTGCTAGTGTTGGTGATCTCGATTTTCAAAACTTTTTTAGTAGTGAGGGTAGTCCATTAGCTgagaataattttgaaaactctCGATCTAATGAAATGGTTAGAGATGCTTTTGTGATGCACCCGAGGGCTCAGTCTGAACCAAATGATGATGCTAAGCGCTTCTATGAACAGTTAAAAGAAGCTAGTCGTCCATTGTATGAAGGTTCAATGCATTCTAAGTTGTCTGTTGCGGTTAGATTATTAAGTATTAAATCCGATTCGAGTATTTCTCAAGCGGGCATGGACTCTATCATTGGCCTTATGAATGAACTTAATATGAATAAAATTGACCTACCCAAAGATTTCTACACAGCAAAgaaattggtttctaagttaggactttcatCAGAGAGGATTGACTGTTGTGAGAAAGGCTGCATGTTATTCTATAAGGATGATGCatctttaaaaaattataaattttgtaaccaaCCTCATTACAAGGAAGTCATAAATTCCAAAAAGAAGAAGGTTCCAGTTAAGGCAATGCATTACTTACcccttatacctaggttaaagaggttgtaTGCATCAATGAgctctgctcctcatatgagatggcactataAAAATAGAAGGCCACCTGGTATTCTGTGTCATCCGTCGGATGGAGAAGCATGTAAGTATTTTGATAGAGTATTCCCGGATTTTGCTAATGAACCAAGAAATATTAGGTTGGGTTTATGTGCTGATGGATTCACTCCATTTTCTGTCTCTGctgcaccatattcatgttggccagTGTTTGTTACGCCGCTAAATCTTCCTCCTGAGTTATGTATGACAAGTCCATATTTGTTCCTAACTTGCATTGTTCCAGGTCCACGCAATCTGAAAATTTTGATTGATGTATACTTGCAACCTTTAATTGATGAGTTAAAGTTATTGTGGCATGAAGGTGTGGAAACATATGATATATCAACTAAACAAAACTTCAGATTGCGTGCTGCTTTGATGTGGACTATAAATAATTTTTCTGCTTATGGAATATTGTCCGGGTGGTCGACTGCGGGAAAGTTAGCTTGCCCAACTTGTATGAAAGACACAAAAGCATTCACGCTGAAACATGGAGGAAAGAACACATGGTTTGACTACCACCGTCGATTCTTGCCTAGGGATCACGAGTTTAGGAGAAATACCAGTGCATTTATGAAGAACCAAACTGATTATGAGGAGCCACCATCAGTATTGTCGCCAGAAGAAATTTGGAACAGAGTTAGGAGTATACCTAAGGTAACAGAGTCTCCAATGTCTAATAAGATACCTGGTTATGGTGTTACGCATAATTGGACTAAACAGAGCATATTCTGGGAGTTACCTTATTGGAAGTATAATCTTCTTCGGCATAATCTGGATGTTATGCATATCGAGAAATTTTTTTTTGACAACTTATTTAATACTGTAATGGATGTCAATAACAAGACAAAAGATAACTTGAAGGCAAGGATGGACTCGAAGGAATATTGTAGGCGAAGTGAGCTGTACCTGACATACTTGAACAACAAGATTCAGAAGCCCAAGTccagttacacattcactttagATGAGAGAAGAGatatttgtgattgggttaagAATTTGAGGATGCCTGATGGATACGCGTCAAACATATCTAGGTGTGTTGACATGAAAGAAGGGAAGTTGATATCTGTGAAAAGCCACGATTGTCACATTTTCCTCGAATCTTTGATGCATGTTGCACTCAAAGCCTTGCCTGATAGAATATGA